TCTGCCTGCGTTGGAAGCACAAGTGCTTTGCCTGGATCAGGATTGGGAAACCATTGCCGCGACACCGACACACCCCCCAAGTTCCTCGGTGACGCCCAAGAATTTGGCTTATCTTCTCTATACCTCGGGCTCAAGCGGTCAGCCGAAAGGTGTTGCTGTTGAACATCAGCAACTGGATAATTACCTAAACGCGATCGCGGAACGGCTTGACCTGCAATCGGAACGGCATTTTGCTTTGGTTTCCACCTTTGCGGCGGATTTGAGCAATACCGCGATTTTCCCTGCCCTTTGCAGCGGCGGATGCTTGCATATTCTTCCCCGGGAGCAAGCCTCTAATCCCGCTGCCTTGGCAACCTATGGGGCTGAGCATCCCATTGATTGCCTCAAAATTGTGCCGTCCCATTTGAAAGCCCTGTTAGCTTCTCCTGATTTCCATCACTTTCTACCCCGGAAACGCCTGATTTTAGGCGGGGAAGCCGTTGATCCCCAACTGGTGGCACAAGTGCAGGAACAGGTTCCCGAGTGCCAAATTTTCAACCATTATGGCCCCACCGAAACCACTGTCGGTGTCGTGGCGGGTCATCTGGTTGGTCAGGAAACAACCAATATGTCGCCCTTGGGGCATCCCCTCGGCAATACGCAAGTTTATTTGCTTGATGCTGACCTCCATCCCGTACCCATTGGTGTTCCCGGTGAACTGTATGTAGGCGGAGCGCAAGTGACCCGCGGTTATTGGCACCGACCGGAACTAACAGCAGAATGCTTTATTCCCGACCCATTCAGCACGACTGCTGGTTCTCGACTCTACCGAACCGGGGATTGGGGATACTACTTATCTGATGGCACGATTCAATTTATAGGACGGCGCGATCGCCAAATCAAATTGCGCGGGTTTCGATTGGAATTGGGAGAAATTGAGGCTGTTCTTCAACAAGAACCAACGGTGCAAACTGTTGCGGTAAAGGTTTGGGAGAGCCAGGAGGGACAATCACAGGTGATTGCTTATGTGGTTTTACAGGGGAATGAATCAGTCGATGAAGATGCTTTGCGCCATTTCCTACATCAGCGACTTCCGGATTATATGATTCCCACTTCCTTTGTTCCCCTCAAGGCGCTCCCCCTTACAGCCAACGGCAAAATCGATTACCAAGGGTTACCTGATCCTGCTGAGACAGCAACTCGTCTGCAAAAAGACAATACGCCGCCGCGAAATTCAGTTGAACAGCATCTGGTTGACATTTGGCGTCAAGTGCTGGGATTAGACCAGGTGGGCATTCATGACAATTTCTTTGCTCTGGGTGGGGATTCCATTCTGAGTATTCGCGCGATCGCGAAAGCCAGTCAAGTGGGATTGAAACTGACCCCGCGTCAATTGTTCCAGTATCAAACCATTGCTCAGTTGGCAACTGTGGTTGAGGTCACGACCGATTCTCAGGCTCAGCAGGGTCTTGTCACTGGGTCGTTGCCTCTGACTCCTGTTCAGCAGTGGTTCTTTGAGCAACATTTATCGGAACCTCACCATTGGAATCAGGCCGTGCTGCTAGAAGCACAGCAACCGCTCAATTTTAGTTTCATCCAGAGCGCGATCGCGCATTTGCTGGAACATCACGATGGGTTGCGGTTACGATTTGAACCCACAGCAGAAGGGTGGAAACAATTTAATGCTGGCGTAGCGGACACATTGCCCTGTTTGCAAATCGACCTATCAGCGTTCTCCTCAGACCAACAAAATAGCGCGATCGCGACGACGGCCACTGAACTTCACCGGAGTCTCAACCTTTCGGAAGGTCCCCTATTGCGGGTTGCCCAATTTAATTTGGGACCAGAAAAGCGCGATCGGCTACTGATCACCATTCATCACCTTGCCGTCGATGGCGTATCTTGGCGGATTTTACTAGAAGACTTACAAACCGTTTACCAACAGCTGAGCGATGGAAAAACCGTCGAACTTCCCCCGAAAACAACTGCCTTTAAGGATTGGTCGGAACAATTAAAAGCTCATGCCCAATCCGTAACCTGTCAACAAGAATTGGATTATTGGCTGACAACCTTGGGCAATCCCATTTCCAGCTTACCGATTGATCATGACAAGGGTGCCAATACATTTGCCTCAGCGGATACTGTTTCCGCAACCCTTTCCGTCGAAGAAACCCAAACCTTGCTACAGGAAATTCCAACAAGCTATCGCACGCAAATTGATGAGATTTTATTAACCGCCTTCGTTCAAAGTTTACTTCGTTGGACAGGCTCATCGGTACTACTCCTAGATTTAGAAGGACACGGGCGAGAAACCTTCTCTGAGGCGTTAGATATTTCTCGAACCGTCGGTTGGTTTACGACCATTTTTCCCGTCCAACTGGCAATAGACCCCCAATCTTCGGTCATGGAAGCCCTAAAAACAATTAAGGAGCAACTGCGCCAAATCCCGCAACAAGGTATGGGATATGGGTTACTGCACTATCTCAACGATAATTCTGTCATTCGCCAGCAACTGCAAGCACTGCCCCAGGCAGAGATGCGATTGAA
This genomic stretch from Cyanobacteria bacterium GSL.Bin1 harbors:
- a CDS encoding amino acid adenylation domain-containing protein — its product is MTKKPEGFQLSPQQQRLWQRQQQDSAFPYRVIGEALLEGELEPQRLEVALTQVISQQEILRTFFANLPEMETPLQAIAEDNQYQFRYDDLSQWEETVQQEKREAWFEQGKQQPLDLETGQVLDVTLLKLAPERHVLLVTLPALCGDVVTLKNFLAELNQAYAGIERTEEPLQYADIAAWQNDLFESEEGEIGRGYWRQQPLASGLTLKLPFQLKLNTDSAFQPNMVTHSLGGSDQLESIAQDYQVSVETLLFACWQVLLWRLTGETELIVGRHCNGRNYEELTSALGPFAKVLPIRTQLDPSLPLRDLCQQIASTVQEVETWQESFNWHDIIGNSAQLPFLPLSFESFSSSKTETATELTFCLQRQYCCLDRFYLKLSCHYRGEQRVTEWHYDPQCFNPADIERLASQFQTLAEAVSQQPERPIGELPILSQRDREQILVKFNNTAKEYPPPQCIHHHFEVQAQEHPNRMAAVSEADKLTYAELNTRANQLAHYLQTCGVAPDVPVALYVERSLELLIGLLGIFKAGGAYVPIDSGLPQEGLRFRLRDASAPVILTQESLVRDLPALEAQVLCLDQDWETIAATPTHPPSSSVTPKNLAYLLYTSGSSGQPKGVAVEHQQLDNYLNAIAERLDLQSERHFALVSTFAADLSNTAIFPALCSGGCLHILPREQASNPAALATYGAEHPIDCLKIVPSHLKALLASPDFHHFLPRKRLILGGEAVDPQLVAQVQEQVPECQIFNHYGPTETTVGVVAGHLVGQETTNMSPLGHPLGNTQVYLLDADLHPVPIGVPGELYVGGAQVTRGYWHRPELTAECFIPDPFSTTAGSRLYRTGDWGYYLSDGTIQFIGRRDRQIKLRGFRLELGEIEAVLQQEPTVQTVAVKVWESQEGQSQVIAYVVLQGNESVDEDALRHFLHQRLPDYMIPTSFVPLKALPLTANGKIDYQGLPDPAETATRLQKDNTPPRNSVEQHLVDIWRQVLGLDQVGIHDNFFALGGDSILSIRAIAKASQVGLKLTPRQLFQYQTIAQLATVVEVTTDSQAQQGLVTGSLPLTPVQQWFFEQHLSEPHHWNQAVLLEAQQPLNFSFIQSAIAHLLEHHDGLRLRFEPTAEGWKQFNAGVADTLPCLQIDLSAFSSDQQNSAIATTATELHRSLNLSEGPLLRVAQFNLGPEKRDRLLITIHHLAVDGVSWRILLEDLQTVYQQLSDGKTVELPPKTTAFKDWSEQLKAHAQSVTCQQELDYWLTTLGNPISSLPIDHDKGANTFASADTVSATLSVEETQTLLQEIPTSYRTQIDEILLTAFVQSLLRWTGSSVLLLDLEGHGRETFSEALDISRTVGWFTTIFPVQLAIDPQSSVMEALKTIKEQLRQIPQQGMGYGLLHYLNDNSVIRQQLQALPQAEMRLNYLGQFDPALSDSSLFTLAPEASGQARSPIAQRPYLLDITGWVAQQQLQLDWTYSRAVHDRRTIEQLADQFLKVLRSLIAESKSGQGGADTPSDFPKANLNQADLDKLLTRMTNGGNA